From Ignavibacterium sp.:
GCCATTATGAAGTATTGTGTTTTTATTGCGAGCGATGTGCTTATAAAAGTAATTATAGTTACGGCAATCAAAACTATTGTACCTGTCATCCTGATTGTGTTTTTATCCATCGGAAGATTCCAGTAACTTAAGAAACTTTCTGCAAAACCAATCAGATATAAACTAACACTGAATGAAAGACCGACAAATAAAGCAAGTCCAAGTGTGCCACCGATTGGTAAACCAAGACTTCTTGAAATCATGTAATATGTACCGCCGGCCTGAACTTTTTTATCTGTCGCAATTGAGGAGACACTTAATCCTGTAGTAACAGAAATCAGATGTGCCAGAAGAATTATTCCGATTGTCATATAAAGACCTGCCTGGCCTGCAATCCAGGGAAGTCTTAAATACATTATTACGCCAAGAATGGTGAGTATTGATGGAGTGAAAACACCACCAAAGGTTCCAATTTTTTTTGACTTTGCCATAAAGATTAAAATTTTTGCTGCGGCAATTTAATAAAATTTATTTGCAGATTTTGATTAAGTTTTTAGAAGAAAAACAATATTAACGAACGACAAATACAAAAAACTTTTGTTTCTAAAGTTCTGCCAATGTATTTTTTTTGGCAGTAAATAAAGTTAATGAATCAATTTCAAGGTAAATTTACTATATTTACCTTGCAAACGATTCAAGATATGAATTATGGAAAAAATTATTAAAATATTTAAAAAAAATAACGGATATGCGAGAATGAAGGAACTCCGCTCTTCAGGTATTCAAACCCGTGATATTGCGAAAGCAATTGAAATTGGTCTAATTGAAAAAATTAAGCCTGGTCTTTACAAACTTGTAAACTATGAGCGTGATGAACATGAAGGTTTTGTCGAAGTATGCCATGCTAATAGACGAGCTGTTATTTGTATGCTTTCGGCAGCCAGTTATTATGAACTAACAACATTTAATCCATCGGAAATTTATGTTGCAGTTCCAAATAACACCGATAAATTTGTACTTAGTTATCCACCAATAAAAGTTTATTACTTCGCAGATAGTTATTACTCACCAGGAATTGAAACCCTAAAAACAAAAAGTGGAATTGTAAGGATATATAACAGAGAAAAAACTATTGGAGATCTTTTTAGATATATGAAAAAGATAGGCGAGGATATTGCTGTTGAATCACTAAAAACGTATCTGCAAAATAGAAAAGAAAGAAATATTCCAAAGCTTATTGAGTACGCAGAAATTTGTGGAGTAAAAAAGAAAATCGAACCGTTGATTAAGGCAATACTATCGTGAGAGGGAAAAAAGAAATAAAAAATATTGCTGCATCGGTTAAAGAAAGATTAAGAAATATATCAACCCAATCCGGACTGGAATTTCAAAGCATAGTTAGTCAGTATATGCAGGAAAGATTTTTATATCGCCTTTCAAAGTCAATTTATTCAAACAATCTTATTTTGAAAGGCGCGTTGTTATTCGTTGCCCATAATATAAGCAGAAATCGTCCTACAAGAGATATTGATTTTCTAGGCTCAAAAATTCCAAATGAGATTGATGATTTGCTCGAACTAATTAAAGAAATCCTGCAAATTAAGTTCGATGACGGATTAAGGTTCGATTCTGATTCCATTGAAGCTGAATACATAACTGAGCACGGCGATTATAAAGGTGTAAGAATTAAGTTTTATGCATATCTGGAAAATTCCAGAGAAAGAATTCAACTTGATATCGGATTTGGTGATAAAATTACTGCAGGTCCGGTGGAAATTGAATTTCCAACACTACTTGATTTTCCTGCACCAAGATTAAAAGTTTATTCAATTGAAACTGCAATTGCTGAAAAGTTTGAAGCGATAGTTTCTCTACAATTACAAACAAGCAGAATGAAAGATTTTTATGATATTCTGTTTTTTGCAGAAAATTATGATTTCAAAAAACAAAAACTAATTCAGGCAATCACGACAACATTTAAGAATAGATCAACCAATTTAGAATTAAGTAAAACTATCTTTGCGGACCAGTTCATAGAAAATGATGGGTTTCAAAAACTGTGGGAAGCATTTATTGCCAGAAATAAATTAGAAAACACAAAAAGTTTCCCCGAAGTAGTTTCACTAATTCAATCTTTTATACAACCTGTATTCGAATCTAAGACAGAGAATAATTGGAATCCAGAGAAATGGGAATGGGAATAATCCTTAAATTGCATATATGAAAAAACAAAAACCAAATTCTTACAAACCTGATTGGACTCCAGAAAATGCTGGTGATGAATTCGCAGTAAGAGTTGTTAAAGGTGTTGAGCATACAGAGAATATTAATAAATTATCTTCATCCAAACGCAAACATCTTTCCGTTGATGATTATGTTAATGGTGTTTTGAATTTTGATAGAAATATTCTGGCACGAACCATAACATTAATTGAAAGCAACAATCCGGTTCATCACGATACTGCACAGGAAGTCCTTAAGAAACTTCTTCCCTACTCAGGTAAATCATTACGAATTGGAATCACCGGTGTTCCCGGTGCGGGCAAAAGTACTTTAATTGAAACTCTCGGAATGTTTCTGATAGGTCAAGGTCATAAAGTTGCTGTGCTTACTGTTGATCCAAGCAGTACAGTAACAAAAGGAAGTATTCTGGGCGATAAAACAAGAATGGAAAAACTTTCAAAAGAAGAAAATTGTTTTATTCGTCCTTCGCCATCAGGTGGTGAACTTGGAGGTGTAGCAAGAAAAACCCGGGAAACAATTACTATAGTAGAAGCTGCAGGATTTGATGTTGTTCTTATTGAAACTGTCGGAGTTGGTCAGAGTGAAGTTACAGTTCGTTCGATGGTAGATTTCTTTTTACTCGTTTTGATTGCCGGTGCAGGTGATGAGCTTCAGGGAATAAAAAGAGGTGTAATGGAATTATGCGATGCGATTTTCATAAATAAAGCTGATGGTGATAATGAAAAAAGAGCTTTGATTGCTCAAACAGATTATAATAATGCTCTTCATTATCTTCAACCAGCTACAAAAGGTTGGCAGCCCAAAGCATACACCGGTTCTGCTTTAACCGGAAAAGGAATTCATGAATTATGGAATGTTATTTTAAAATTTGAAAAGCTAACAAAATCCAACGGAACATTTGAAGAACGAAGAAGTAATCAGATTGTTGAATGGGCTTTTAAAATGGTAGAGAATAAACTTATCGATGATTTTTATAATGATGAAAACATTAAAAAGATAATTAGTAAAGTAAAGGACGAAATCCTTAAAGGACAACTAACTCCTACCTTGGCCGCTGAAAAACTTCTTAACATTTATAAAACAAAAAAGGGTTCGAAATGAACCCTTTCAAAAATTTAATTTAAATAAAATTATCACTTTAAATTCATTCCAAAACAAATATAAGATGCTGAAAAAAATTCAGTGTACATGTCAGACTTTTTTTTCAGAAGTCTCTTATAAATTAAAACTCATCCATTCCTTCTTCATCCTGTGGTCGTCTCCGTTCTCTATCCTTATTGTTATTGGATGGAGATAATCTGTATGTTATTCCCAGATATGCAATTCTTGTATCAAATTTTCTGTAAGAAGAAGTTATAAAATTCTGGCCGAAAGTTTCGCTTTCCCATTTTCTTGTATTAAAAACATCGCTTAGCCGGAATGATACGGAAAGTTGTCCGTCCAGAAAATCCTTTCTAACAGCAAAATCGGTGACAAATTGTTCTTTCATCTTAGTCTGTGCCATTACTCTGGGTCCATCGTAATTCAGATTGATCTGCAGATTAAAATCTTTACTTATGGAGAAAGTATTATTCATTTTTGCCATCCAGCTATTATCAGAATTTAATATACCCAGCCCATCAAATTCATTATTAAAATATGTAAAACTCGTATTAGTTCTGAACCAGTCAAAAAGAGGTGAACTGAATGTCAACTCAAGTCCGTACGAAATATTTTTAGCAAGATTTTCCCAGGTTCGCTCTGTTATACCGTTTTCATTTACAATAGTGTACTCCGTTATTGCATCCTGAGTTGTTCTGTAAAAAATTGAAGATGTTAGAGCAGTTTTGTTAAACAGTTTTGAGTAACCTAATTCGAGAGAATTTGTAAATTCAGGTTTAAGTTCCGGATTTCCATAATAAATATTTAAAGAATCCGATCGGTCAACATAAGGATTTAATCTACGGTTATTTGGTCTTTCAACTCTTCTGCTGTAACTCAATTGAATTTCCTGTTGTGAAGGCAATCCCTGAACAAGATGAACAGTAGGATATAATGCAAAATAATCATTAGTGAATGATGAATTTGAAAGATTTTCATTTCCTTTAACATCTGCCTGTTCTGCTCTAAGACCAAACTGGTATTTGAATTCATCAATATTATTTGAATAAATCCCGTAAACGGCATAAATATTTTCCTTATAATCAAAATCGGTCTTTCTTGTTAAATCCTCTGACCAATCTCCTGTAATATTATTAAGATTGAGATAATCATTTTTTGAATTAAAATTTTTAAGGTTAATTTCGAACCCCGTTTCAATTCTGCCAAATCCCTCAATAGGATTTATATAATTCGATTGAAATGTCCAGCGTGTACTCTTATTGTCCGACAATCCTTTTTCAAAAAATTCTTCACCGGTTGGGATAAAATCGGTTGTGAAATTCTTTTGAACGATATCTTCATCTCTCGTCATTTTAAAATCACCAAAAATAATATCGGTTGTAAACTCCGCTCCTTTTGTATCAAAAGTTCTTTTATAACTTAAGGTATACTGCATAGCATTCATTCTACGAACTGCATCACCGCTTCGCTCAAAATATCTTGTTACAGCATTAGCGGAATTAAGATTTGTTGTTTTAATCAGACTCTGATTATCAAATCCGAATTTTCTGTAACGAGTTGAAAAAGTAAATGTATTATAGTTATCAGGTGTTACATCAATTCCCGCAGTAAAGTTATGACCAAAATGATTAAATGTACCATCATTGAACTGATCAAGATATGAAGTAACATTATTAATATTATTGGTTCTGAATGAACTTCCGCTGTTATCAGAATTTCTGATTCTGGAATCAATCGAAAAGAAAAAATTTATATCAGGAAATTTATAATTGAAATTCAAGGAGCCGTTAAAATTTTCTTTAGTACCGCCGGTAAGACTTATAGTTCCGTTCAAACCACCGTTTATTCTTTTCTTAAGAACAATATTCAGAATGCCTCCGGTACCTTCGGGGTCATAACGAGCCGAAGGATTAGTAACTAATTCAATAGATTCAATCTGGCTTGCAGGGATATTAGATAAAACATCTCCGCTTCCCAATCCAAGTAACTCGCTGGGCTTTCCATCAATTAATATTCTTACATTCTGATTTCCACGGTAACTTACATTTCCATCTGCATCAACAGTAACCGACGGAATATTCTGAACAACATCTACAGCAGTTCCTCCGAGGTTAGTTAAATCTTTCTCTACATTGATAACTTTCTTATCGAGATTATTAATGATCACTTCCTTCTCACCTGTAACCACAACATTCGAAAGTTCAATCGTCTTTTCATCAAGAGCAATAACTCCCAAATCTATTTCTGGTTTGTTAGGCGTAATGCGAATAGAATCTATTGTCCGATTATCATAACCAATGTACGAAGCTCGCAGGAAATAAAATCCGGGTCTTAAATTGCTTAAAGTAAATTTGCCTTCTTTATCTGTAATTGTTCCATTTACCATTGCAGAATCACGATAGCTGAACAGAACAACATTACAATACTCTATTATTTGTTTAGTTTGTGCATCAATAATTTTCCCGGTTATTTTTCCGTTTAACTGCATTCCCTGAAAATTTCCCTGACGATTTTGAGCAAAGCCAATATTGGCAAAAATCAGGAACGCTATTAGCAAATATTTATTGAACATAATCCTCTCTCAATTTTTTGATTTGACAATAAAGTAAACACTCAGGTTTAACTTTTAATTCAAATTTGCCTGAAATAAGATGTGAAAATACAAAAAATGGTGCAAACTGATGTGGCAATTAATCATAAAAAAAGCAGTTCACCTTTTAAGATGAACTGCTTATTACTAATAAAGCACTAATTTAATTTGAAATTTTTATTTCAACTCTTCGGTTGAATGCCCTGTTGATATCGCTGTCATTTGATCGAATCGGTTGTTTTTCTCCAAACCAGCTTCTGCTTATTCTGTTTGGATTTACACCTTTACTGATGAGATAATTATATACAGTCTCGACTCTTCTCTGCGAAAGTTTTTCATTGTATTCATCTGAACCAAAGCTATCTGTATGTCCGGAGATCACAACCTGAACATCCTTAAATTCATTTAATGTCTTTACTGCCTGATCAAGAATCGGATATGATTCAGGTCGTAGTGTATATTTATCAAAATCGAAATGAACATTAAATAATAAAGGTTCTTTTACTCTTACAGTGTCTTTCTGATATTTAATAACTTCATAAGGTTCTTTAATGATGATAGAATCACGATAATAAATCTCTCTTATTCCATCTGGACATTTGTCACATAAATCAGATTGATCGCCTTTTGAGAAGTACCATAGTAATCCGAAATCAATTCTACCGTATGTATCACCATTTCCACCAAAGAAACCTTTAAAGTTTTCATTGAACCTGTCATTACCATCAATTTTATTGTTTGAAGCAGTCTGGTAAACGGCTTCAGTTTTCAAGGCAAAAGATTCTGATAATCCCCACCTAACACCAACACCAAAATTCATTTGATAGCCAAAGAAGTCGTCGTCTAGGTCAGGATTGAATGAACTTTCATTTTTGAAAAATGTTACACCACCTCCGAATAAAAGATAAGGAGAGACACTGCGACATGGAAGAAATTCATAAAGTACTTCAAGGTTTGAACTGAATTGATTAAGAAAATGAGATTGAACCTGATCACCAGGAAATCTATAGTAATTCGATTCAATTCTTAAATAGTTATTTAATAAACGGAGACTTACCTGTTCATTAAAAAAATATTCAAGAGAGAAGTACCCTCCGTAATTTTCATTTCCCGAAAAATCAGTTCCACTAACACTGAAAAATCTTGGATAGGATGCACCAATACCGAATGCCCATTTATCCGAATATGTTTGAGAATAAGACATCTGAATATTTATGAGCAGAAGTCCGATAATAAAATATAATTTTTTCATATTTCCTCGTAACTTTTTAATAGAAAGAGGCAAAGTAAATGCCATCAAAATGACTGAATATGAATATGATTGTGTTGAAAATTGATTTTCTTTTCGCAATTATTTTTGAAGTTAGTGGATTAATAAACTAATTTTGTCAAAAGGGAATTTTAATAATCAGGTTGTTGCCATGAAAAAAAACAAAATATTTTTCTTTTTATTACTAAGCACATCAATTTTCGTAATTGTCTCAACAATTACCCCTGCACAAATTAAAAATGAAGCATATTACAAAAGAATAAGCGATCTGAAATTTAAAACAAACAAATTTCTTCTTTCCTTAGAAGGTGGCTTTACTCAGGGCTTTACTGACTATAAAAAACAAGTTTCCAGCTCTGTTTTCAGATTTGCTACTGAATATAATTTTCATCCTGCAACAGGAATGAATCTGGGTTTTGGACTTCGGGCTGGTCTTGGTAATGTTGATGGACAGGATAACCGACAAAGAATAGCAACAAATGATGGACTTAGAAATATACCCGACAAAATTTCTACTAAGTTCTTTGAGCTTGGAGTTACCGGAAACATTGGATTTGATTTATTTGAAATAGTAAGTCCGTATGTTATGTTCAGTGCATCTTATTTTAATTTTGACCCGCAACTTGAGGACGGAACCAACGCCGCTTTCAGCAGAGATGGTAAGTATGAAAGAATAATTTCGAACCTCGGTATCGGTGGTGGAATGCGTTACAACATCAGTAATGCTATTTCACTTTATGTTCAGGGGGAATATTTCCTTCCCAATACAGATTACCTTGAAGATGTTTCTGCATCAACAAGTAAAGACAGTTATATGTCAATCTCTCTCGGTTTTTCATATAATCTCCTTGCTAAAAGAGATTCAGATGGAGATGGTATTCCGGATGATGTTGATCAATGTGTAAAAGCTCCCGAAACTTTTAATGGCTATAAAGATGAAGATGGTTGCCCTGAATTTGACAGTGATGGAGACGGAATTATTGATGACATAGATGATTGTATTGGAATACCTGAAGACTTCAACGGAATTAAAGATGATGATGGTTGCCCGGATGCAGACAAAGACAGTGATGGAATTGCGGATTATATGGATAAATGTCCTGACGAAGCTGAGGATATTGATGGTTTTCAGGATCAGGATGGATGCCCTGATTTAGATAATGATAATGATGGTATTCCGGATAAAGTTGATGAATGCCCTAATGAACCTGAAACAATAAACGGATATCTTGATGAAGATGGTTGTCCTGATGAAGTTGAACTTGGAATCACCATTGATGAAATGGTTCTCAGCGCTGATGATCTTTTCCAATCAAATTCAGCTAAGTTCAAAGAAACTGCAACAGCTCAGTTAAATGATTTAGTTAAATTTTTAAAGGGAAGACCAAATACAAGATGGAGAATTGAAGGACATATGGATAGTCAGGGAACTGCTTCTTATATAAAGAAAATGTCTTATGACAGAGCTAAAGCTGTTTACGATTATCTTGTTTCGAAAGGACTTGATCCACAGAGATTTGAGATTTATGGTTTAGCTGATAACTTCCCTATTGCGAATAATCTTACAGAAGAAGGAAGGAAACAAAACAGAAGAATCAGAATAGTTTTGCAG
This genomic window contains:
- a CDS encoding type IV toxin-antitoxin system AbiEi family antitoxin domain-containing protein, with the translated sequence MEKIIKIFKKNNGYARMKELRSSGIQTRDIAKAIEIGLIEKIKPGLYKLVNYERDEHEGFVEVCHANRRAVICMLSAASYYELTTFNPSEIYVAVPNNTDKFVLSYPPIKVYYFADSYYSPGIETLKTKSGIVRIYNREKTIGDLFRYMKKIGEDIAVESLKTYLQNRKERNIPKLIEYAEICGVKKKIEPLIKAILS
- a CDS encoding nucleotidyl transferase AbiEii/AbiGii toxin family protein, coding for MRGKKEIKNIAASVKERLRNISTQSGLEFQSIVSQYMQERFLYRLSKSIYSNNLILKGALLFVAHNISRNRPTRDIDFLGSKIPNEIDDLLELIKEILQIKFDDGLRFDSDSIEAEYITEHGDYKGVRIKFYAYLENSRERIQLDIGFGDKITAGPVEIEFPTLLDFPAPRLKVYSIETAIAEKFEAIVSLQLQTSRMKDFYDILFFAENYDFKKQKLIQAITTTFKNRSTNLELSKTIFADQFIENDGFQKLWEAFIARNKLENTKSFPEVVSLIQSFIQPVFESKTENNWNPEKWEWE
- the meaB gene encoding methylmalonyl Co-A mutase-associated GTPase MeaB, whose protein sequence is MKKQKPNSYKPDWTPENAGDEFAVRVVKGVEHTENINKLSSSKRKHLSVDDYVNGVLNFDRNILARTITLIESNNPVHHDTAQEVLKKLLPYSGKSLRIGITGVPGAGKSTLIETLGMFLIGQGHKVAVLTVDPSSTVTKGSILGDKTRMEKLSKEENCFIRPSPSGGELGGVARKTRETITIVEAAGFDVVLIETVGVGQSEVTVRSMVDFFLLVLIAGAGDELQGIKRGVMELCDAIFINKADGDNEKRALIAQTDYNNALHYLQPATKGWQPKAYTGSALTGKGIHELWNVILKFEKLTKSNGTFEERRSNQIVEWAFKMVENKLIDDFYNDENIKKIISKVKDEILKGQLTPTLAAEKLLNIYKTKKGSK
- a CDS encoding TonB-dependent receptor — encoded protein: MFNKYLLIAFLIFANIGFAQNRQGNFQGMQLNGKITGKIIDAQTKQIIEYCNVVLFSYRDSAMVNGTITDKEGKFTLSNLRPGFYFLRASYIGYDNRTIDSIRITPNKPEIDLGVIALDEKTIELSNVVVTGEKEVIINNLDKKVINVEKDLTNLGGTAVDVVQNIPSVTVDADGNVSYRGNQNVRILIDGKPSELLGLGSGDVLSNIPASQIESIELVTNPSARYDPEGTGGILNIVLKKRINGGLNGTISLTGGTKENFNGSLNFNYKFPDINFFFSIDSRIRNSDNSGSSFRTNNINNVTSYLDQFNDGTFNHFGHNFTAGIDVTPDNYNTFTFSTRYRKFGFDNQSLIKTTNLNSANAVTRYFERSGDAVRRMNAMQYTLSYKRTFDTKGAEFTTDIIFGDFKMTRDEDIVQKNFTTDFIPTGEEFFEKGLSDNKSTRWTFQSNYINPIEGFGRIETGFEINLKNFNSKNDYLNLNNITGDWSEDLTRKTDFDYKENIYAVYGIYSNNIDEFKYQFGLRAEQADVKGNENLSNSSFTNDYFALYPTVHLVQGLPSQQEIQLSYSRRVERPNNRRLNPYVDRSDSLNIYYGNPELKPEFTNSLELGYSKLFNKTALTSSIFYRTTQDAITEYTIVNENGITERTWENLAKNISYGLELTFSSPLFDWFRTNTSFTYFNNEFDGLGILNSDNSWMAKMNNTFSISKDFNLQINLNYDGPRVMAQTKMKEQFVTDFAVRKDFLDGQLSVSFRLSDVFNTRKWESETFGQNFITSSYRKFDTRIAYLGITYRLSPSNNNKDRERRRPQDEEGMDEF
- a CDS encoding OmpA family protein → MKKLYFIIGLLLINIQMSYSQTYSDKWAFGIGASYPRFFSVSGTDFSGNENYGGYFSLEYFFNEQVSLRLLNNYLRIESNYYRFPGDQVQSHFLNQFSSNLEVLYEFLPCRSVSPYLLFGGGVTFFKNESSFNPDLDDDFFGYQMNFGVGVRWGLSESFALKTEAVYQTASNNKIDGNDRFNENFKGFFGGNGDTYGRIDFGLLWYFSKGDQSDLCDKCPDGIREIYYRDSIIIKEPYEVIKYQKDTVRVKEPLLFNVHFDFDKYTLRPESYPILDQAVKTLNEFKDVQVVISGHTDSFGSDEYNEKLSQRRVETVYNYLISKGVNPNRISRSWFGEKQPIRSNDSDINRAFNRRVEIKISN
- a CDS encoding OmpA family protein is translated as MKKNKIFFFLLLSTSIFVIVSTITPAQIKNEAYYKRISDLKFKTNKFLLSLEGGFTQGFTDYKKQVSSSVFRFATEYNFHPATGMNLGFGLRAGLGNVDGQDNRQRIATNDGLRNIPDKISTKFFELGVTGNIGFDLFEIVSPYVMFSASYFNFDPQLEDGTNAAFSRDGKYERIISNLGIGGGMRYNISNAISLYVQGEYFLPNTDYLEDVSASTSKDSYMSISLGFSYNLLAKRDSDGDGIPDDVDQCVKAPETFNGYKDEDGCPEFDSDGDGIIDDIDDCIGIPEDFNGIKDDDGCPDADKDSDGIADYMDKCPDEAEDIDGFQDQDGCPDLDNDNDGIPDKVDECPNEPETINGYLDEDGCPDEVELGITIDEMVLSADDLFQSNSAKFKETATAQLNDLVKFLKGRPNTRWRIEGHMDSQGTASYIKKMSYDRAKAVYDYLVSKGLDPQRFEIYGLADNFPIANNLTEEGRKQNRRIRIVLQK